The Brassica oleracea var. oleracea cultivar TO1000 chromosome C7, BOL, whole genome shotgun sequence sequence TTTTACATGCAAAATTTGTTCTTCTAACATGCTACATTTATTGAAATTCAGTAACTCGTTGTATTTTAAAACTTGTTTTAAAATATGTCAGTTGCCAACTATCGTTGATGAGATATTTTCATGAGACTTTAAAAACAAAAAAAAAACGAAAGAATCATACTGCATGCATGTGTTTTTCTCTTTGCATTGGCCTCAGTTAGGCCATATCTATCTGTCCGTTGAATTATTCATATTGTCTGAAACATCAAAACAAAGTAAAAGTTAACAAGGAAATGATTCTCCCATATTGGTGAATACTTGAAAAGTCGGAATAACTGGTTGGTCCATCCAATAAACGAACTTTGAATTATTGTGACTAGTATTTGGGTGTTTCAAAAGAGAACTGCTTGTGACTTATGTAGTGCCAAAGAAACGGATACCAATCTGACCCATATCGGTAGAAAGGCTGCTGCCAGAGAGGCAGAGGCAGCAGTGGGAGAGGCGAGTGGAATGAAGCAAGAAATGAAGCATGAAGGAAAAGGAAGGAAGAAATAATGAAGAAGAAGGAAGTAGTTTAATCGTTTACTAGGTGGCTGCCCGCGAATTCGCGGATATAATTATTGTATGAAAATATATGTTATGTATACAATGTTCTAAATTTTGAATAATAATTAGAAACATTAAAAAATACTTTTTAACTTTAGATAGTTTGAAAATCAGTCGTAAAGTTTTCATAAATTTGTTGTAAAAATAACCGATGAATATTTATTAATATCAAATGTTTGTAGAATTATATATGTAATTATCACATTAACTTCTCTAACACATATTATGCATCTTTTTCGGCATATTTTTATTTTTCTCGTTACCATTTCGTTCTTTTTTAAAAAAAAAAATTGCTAATGTTTTCATAATTTTTTACATATTTTTTGCCAAATTTTTATCTCTCTCTAAATAGTAATACAAAACATACAATCAATGAACCAAAAATTCTTTTTAGAATTCTTTTCAATGATAACATTACTTATTCACTATATTATTTGACTTAAATACAAAACATTTTTTTAAATCAAATTTCTCACATGTTTCGTTAAATATAATCTGTCTAATCTTCAAAGCCTAATTATTTATAAAGCATATATGGACATTATAAGAGATTAATAATTATTATTGATAAGGCTACATTTTTATATGAATATAAAATCTTTATATCGATTTCTGTAAATTATTTTCTATTCGTTATTATATGTATTACATAAGTATAAAAAGAATTAATCAAACATTATTACACTTTCCATAATTTTAAAAATAAGCTACCATTAATTATTATTTGTAATATTATTTAGTTTCTTTGGCAAGTGGTAATATTTAGTTTTAGACTTACTTTTTTATTTTAGATCTAATTAAAATAATAAAAACTATGAGAAATTCTGTTCGTTATATTATGTAGTTTATAAATATAAAAATAACTGATCAAACGTTATTATATTATTCTTTATATAATTTCAAAAATAATTTATATTATTTGGCAAGTGATATAAATTGGTTCTAGATTTATTTATTTTATTTTAAATCTAAACTAAAATAAATATAATTAAAAATTATCGACCAAGATAATTATAACAATTTTCTTAAGACTTCAAAAATGATCGACATGTAAGCAAAATATCACTTAAGTGACTTCTCACTTAATATATATGAGAATTTTATTTTTTATGAATTTTTTATATAACTCATATAAATAATTTAAAATTAAAATAAAATATTTTTTATGATAGATAATTTTATAAATGTTTTATTTTTTTTATAAATTCCTTATAAGACATATATAGACATTATAAGACATTAATGATTATTATAATTCTTTATATATGAATATAATATTTTATACAAGAATATGAAATCATTATATCGATTTCTATAAAATGTGTGTGCACTAATTATTGTATGTAGTATATAAATATAAAAATAATTAATCAGACATTATTACACTTTCTATAATTTTGACAACTATTTATCATAAATTATTATTTGTAATCTCAATTAGACTATTTGGTAAGTGATATTAATTAGTTATATACTTACCTTTTATTTTAGATCTGATTAAAATAATTAAAAATTGAATATCCATCAACCAATCAAATTATAACAATTTTTTTAAAATTTTCTCTATGTTTGACATCTAAACAAAATTCACTTAAGTGACTTCTCATTTAATATATAGGAGAATGTTTATTTTTTGCATGAAAGCCATTATGCACTAAAAATGCATCAATATTCACCGGCCATAAGTCATGCTCTTGGTGGGTGTTTGACTCATATAACTTACCATGTTCATCTACTTCATAAAAAATTAAGGAAGTGATATTGGATTCAAGAATTTAATTGATTTTGAAAGAATTCAATTGAAAACATAAATAAAAGATTTTGAAGTATTTTAAATGATTTAATGAGGATTTTAATGCATTAGTCTAATTCTTTCATTTTAGATTGTAGAGGAATACAATTAAATTTGATAGAAACCAATTCCTTTAAATTTCATGAACTTTTTGAATTATAAAAAAGCACAAAGAAGAACAAATAACCTTTACTGATAAAAATAATAAAACCATAATCATTTTCATACCATATAGATAGAGATTTTCATTTAAAAGTGAAAGAAAAACTCTACTAACAAAAAAATAATAAAAAGTCAATTACTTTTATATCACTATACAAAGATGTAAATAGACTATATCGGAATATAAAAAGTTTATTCCTCCATTGTAATATGGATTACAAGAAATGATATATTTTTCATTTCGTCAAAATGATAATATATTTGTTTAACTGCTAACAAACATTATATTTCCAAATCCATTGTATCTATAACTTTGACATCATATCTAATAAATAAATGATATAAAGAATTCTCTTCAAATCCTAGTTTGAATTTTAAGAATTGGTTTTTTACATTTTATAATAAATTTTCTATTTTTTTCAAATATAACTACCATGAAATCCACCAAAGTTGAATAACACAAATATTTAATTATTGTTTTGACGACAACGTAAATATTTAATAAAACTAGAAAATTAGTGAATTGAATAACAATAGAATTTAAACTGACATGAAAATCTCAGATATAGATAAAGCTGAGATAACACAACAAGACAATGTATAATGAAGTGAAAGAAGATTATACATATATGGTCTATGACAAGGTTCAAGTAGAAGTACAACTGGACGAACAATTGAGAATATGATCTTGGAAATTGTGGTTATGGTTCTCTGTCTAGCTCTAAGCCTCTTGAATCTACTACCAGTGTTGCCATAACCCATACACGAAATCATCAATCAAACCTAAGAAAACAAAATCAATCCTTCTTTTTACATGGCAGTGGAGGCATTTGCATCCTTAACTTTTCAGCTAACTCTTCCATGTGCAATCGCAATTGGCAAACTGCGCAACAGCCTTCTTTTACAGCCTATTACAGCAGAAAGTTAAAATGGGCCCGTTCCCAAATATTGGCCCAGGCCCATTAGACTCTCCCGCAATTAAACCTCATTGACCGGAAAATACCGCCGAATAATAACAGGAAAGATGCAGACATCCTTCTCGTTGATCCAGACGGTGGCAATCTCCGGCGTATTCTCCGCCGTCTCTTGCTGGTGAATGATTGCTTTCATCTCTAGCTCTCGTCTTTTCTATTCCGTCTATTTAGTGTCCATACTGTCTTTTGTTAACTCGCATAGGTATGGATTCATGTTCGGTAGAGAATCGGCCAGAAAAGAGCTCGGCGGCTTGATCGAAGAACTCCGTCGCGGAGATCCAGAATCTTCTTCTCTTCGATTCGGAGAAAGAATCTCTTAGTTTTGATTTCGATTGTTCCATATATGTTTTCCAGAATGTTGATGATAGTTTCTTGCACTCTGGTCTGAGCAATTATTGTATAAACTATGTGTTATCAAATCGTTTCGAGTTAATTCAAAGTATGAAAGATCGGAGTTACTATACAATTCAGTTCATTGTCTACACAAGAAATGCATATTGATCGAGGATAAGAGATTGTCATAAGATTATATGAGAAAAAAAAATGCATATTATTTGAGATTAGAGTTTGAAGATGAAAAGTTCATAAGCATATTACACAGTCATAGAAAGTGTACATCATCTTCTCTTTGCCCAGATCCAGAATTGTGCAACTTTCTAAAGCTTTTTTAACATTAATACTCTGGTTTGCTCTCTTTGTCATCTCTATTGTTTATTATAATTATATACCACACACACTATATGTACCTATGTGGAGTGGAAATCTACACTAGAGCAGCTTCCTCAACCGTCTCAGAGATCTTGCTTCCCACAAATCCAACATAAAGATCACTCCCCGTTGTGTCTTCCTCAGAGAGTCTCCTCCCATGTCCACCTTCCTTCATGTTCTTCACAAACTCCACCAGCTGCTGCCAGTTCTGACCCTCGAACAGCCTCTTGTTCATCCTCAGGTAAGTAAACGCTGTCAACCCGTTCCCCGAGTCCGACCTGTTCGTTGCAACCACTTGTCCGAACGCGCTCGAGTCGTATCTCTCCAACGCGTTCTCCCCCGCTAGCTCGGTTCCAGCCTGCCTCGTTGCGTTCTGCACTTGCTTGACCAGACCTTCAGGAGAGCAGTTCGCGTGCTCGGGCTGTTCGCCGTCTTTCATCTCCATGCAGGTGAAGTTTAGCACGACGCCGTGTTTGTTGAACATCTTGGCTATTGGGAGATACCCGTCGTGGTTTCTTGTGTTGTAGTAACCTGCGGTTAGCTCGGCGGCGTGTGACCTTGTGTTGTAGTGCCAGTGGATCCCTGCTACTTTTCCTGATAGCTTAGCTCCGGAGCCTTGAAAGATTGCTTTGGCTGAAGACAGGAGCTTGTCTCCGTGCTCTAGTAGCTTCCCGGAGTACCATTCCATGAAGAACTTTCCGTACTCGCTGTTCCATGTTCCGTCTCTCCTGAAAAACTCAGTGTCTTCTGGGAGGTTCTTGTACTCTCCGGCGTCGTGAGGTCCACTTGTTCCCCAGTTTGTTTTCCCTATTAATTCAGCATATGCCTGAAGCGACGATTTCATATACTGCAAACCAAGAGTTCAAGGCTTAGTAAGCATTAACTATACACAATCTCCTGACTAATGTTTTCTTATGAGTTCAAGGCTTAGGTTACCTTGTCATAGCACTGGAACTCTCCAATTCCTGGGAACCTCCATGTCCCATTGCTCTCAGGGTATGATGGGTATCTCAGTTCTCCACAAGGTCCCATTCCCACTTGAATTTCCTGCAACACAAGAAAAAAATGTTGATACAACTAGATTAGGACACTGTATCAGTTCATGTCTCTCATATGAGTCTAGATTTGTGCTTACCGCAATAACTCCTCCTATGTAATTATCGAATCTTTCACGGAAGCTCCTCATGAAATCTGAGTAGACCTGGATAGGTGTCCTTCCTCTTAGGACAGGCACAGAGTCACATCCCAAGGAGATGTACTCAGGATTCCTTCTCCCAGATTTGTCTGTGTAGACAAGATCAGGGTTCTTGCTGATCTCTTCAAGCACCCATGGAGGCAAGGGAATACTATATTTTTAAAGAGACAACCATTAGCTAAGCTAGAAATAAAGAGACAGGATCTTACTAAAATTGCCTTTCATTACCTGCAAGAGTCTCCAACGTTTCCTCCACATTGATGGAAAGACATAACAACCTGGAGTTTGAGACCGTGCTTCTGAACCATCTGTATAAGCTCAGCATAGCCTTCCCAGTTATACTTCATAGGTCCATCTTTCTCAACCAATCCCCACCAAGCATCAACCATTACACCTTCCACACCGGCTCCTTTTAGAGCCATCAAACTAGCGTTCATGGCTCTTGGTTTGTTCAAGTGCCCTGACATTGTTACCGTGTCTAGTGGCAACATAACGAAAACAGGAACGCTAGAGTCGTTCTTGGGGTGTGGGTATGAGAGAACGTGGAGCTTCTCCCACCTCTCTGTGGTTTCACTTTCTGGCTTGTAGGTCTTCTCATGAGTGAACTTCATTTCCTTGACAGAGCTCTTTGCCTGGAACTGATAAGTTGGTGGCTTCGTTTTGGCAAAGGACATGTTTGAGGAATTTTCTTGGATTCTTGAGCTTTTGGCATCTTTACGTTTGATTAGAGAACTCGAGGAATTCAGTGTTAATTCCATAGTTTTCTTACTCTCTCTTTGATAGAAAATGAGGAGAGAGAGAGGATAGAAATGTTGGTGTTTGAGAGAAGTTATGTTTGTGTGTTTGAGAGAAGATATGTTTGTGTGTTTGCATTTATAAAGAAAATTGATTGGCTGTGATTTAGGGACAAAATATAAAAGTGGAGAGAAAATATCATTAAAGGTTGCTTAATTCTATTTCTTTTTCACATGGTTCATGGCACCAATCAAAGTGAAAAAGTGTAATTACAAACACAGATATCTATCATTTAATGTAATTTTTCCATTTCGTCTGTGTATTCAGGTGTGGGTAATTTTTTTTTTTTTGTTCTTGTTGGTAAATTATTCCTTTACTCACTCCTGCAGTTTTTACTTAACAGAGAGTTTTTACAATTATAATCTTGCTTTTTCTTTTTTTAATATAAATAAGCTGATAATTTTGTCTACTCAGCCTTAGCTTTGAAACACATGGTTCGTGTGGCTGAATAACTAATGGTCTCTTGATTTTAGTTTGAAAAAGAAGATAATTGCAAAGATTTATTTCATTATATGTGAATTTCTTGTGGTGGCTGTTAACTCTGCCTTTTTCTTCTTCTTGGACTTTCCTTCCTGTAAGATTTGTATTTTCCAACTAATCACCAGTTCATTGACCCATAAACTTTTATAACAAAAGCTAATATGTTCATTGAGATTTCTTATCATGGCCAATATATTTTTATATCAAAACAACATGACTTTGATTTAATAAGCCCTTGTTGAGTTAATGCAATTTTACACATGTATGTAATACTTGTGCCTTTGATCTTTATAAGCCATGTGAGCTTCAAATGTTCTGTTAGAAATGACTTTTAAGAGTCCATACCGACTACAAATATTTTTATCTGGGAATCTTTCTTTTTCTCTCTGAGTCACTGACAGTGAAAGTTTGGTCTGTATTCAGATGACTTGGATTGCACTTTTGGCTACTTCCTCATCTGAGGGCAAGTTGCTTCTCTCGTTTCTAATTCCCACCATTAATTTTTTGAATGGTAGAAACTGATCCTTATCACTTTGGCACCTTTTCTTCTTTGGCTTGTGCTTTTTTATTCACAAGGTCCGGGGAGTGTGTAGTAGTAAGGCGGGGACGACATTGGACATTGACTCAGACATGGACGCTCCTTGAATCATCATTAGTAATAATCTAACAGTTAGAAACATTGTTTTGTAAAATGCTAAAGTGTAGCTTCCCCATGATTCCGTATGTTATTATTCAAATACCTTATGGTAGTAGTAGTCTCTTGCTAAGTATATAAATATATGCTCGGTTTCCGGTTGTATTCTGTTAACAATGATATACGCTGCTTGTTGTGCCATCATCTATGGTCTAGGAAATTAAAATATGCACACGCTTTATTGTGACTCTCTGTCTCGAAACTCTACAGTATGAGTATACATTGTAGGAAAATCATGATTGTGACTTGTGACGAGTAATATTGTTGAAACAATGGGAAGATGTTGAGTTGTCTTTCGAGGGAAGAATCTCATTGTCATTTTCAGGGATTTTTCTCTTTGATATTTTTCATGTCCATGGAAAGGTATGAGCTTTATTATAGACCGTTGGTGTAAAAAGTACAAAGCGTGTATGGACCAGTTCACACACGCATCAGCAAAAATCCAAAGTTAGTAATGAGTTGATATCTTCTTCCCACGTAACATACTTCCCCACTTATTTTCTTTCTCTTTAAGTTTTGTTTACTATACATATACAGTTTCTGACTTCCATCTTTAGTCTTTACTGCTTCACACAAATAACCACAATACCTAACAGACTGATATAGTGATATGGTATTGTGGTTATCTCACATGGTCAAAAGGTATTCACCATCGTCATGGCTTAAGTTGAATTTGTGAAACTAAGTATGTCAGAACCTTCATAGTTAAGCTTCATCATTTGTCACTGTTGCTAGGATATTTTTCTGCTTTGTGAAAATGTAATAATTAAGTGATCATCCAATAGATACACAAAGTTAACGAGTTTGTCTTTTACAAGATATTTTCTCCCCCATCTCTTCTTATGTTGAATCATTTTCATAAAAGTACAAAACGCTGTTTCACATAAATATCCAAGGAAATATCAAAGCAAAGATATTTCTAAGTCTAACATGTAGACAGAAGATCTCTGACAACAATAATAATAATAAGGGTAATTCAATAGAGCACTGCTCAATGCATAGATATTTTTGTAATGTTTTTTTTTGGTTCAGGAGAGAGAGGTTATCAAGATTCTGCAATGGGGAAAGCTGAGCCAATACGGTTGTTGCCAAGTCGGTAACACTTGACATTGACACTGTATGGACCCAACTGAATGTGGTTGTCTTCCCTTCCCATGAAGAAACACATTGTGTACAGAGCCAACTCAAACTCTGGACTTACTCCAACTAGTGTACTTGACACTGATTTTAAAACACCGTTCCACTCGAACTGGATCGTTAGCAGCTGAGTCTCTGAATCAGGCTGCATTAGAATCATAGTGTTAGTTCTCAGTTCATGTTTCCAAGTGTCTATATTGAAGAATAGATATAGGCTCTGAATGGTAACGCCTCTACCGCGCACGGACAGTTAATAGTAACAAAAATCTCTACGTATATACTTATAGCTATATGTTTTGTTACTATTAAAACTCGTTACCATTCGCCATAATACTCACAATTTCACCACGGCGTCGGGGAAATATATAGCCTTGGTAGTCAACAGATCCTTTGGCTTCCTCTAGGTAAAACTGAAGCCAGTTATGGAAGCCAGAGACTTGTACTCCACCACACTGTTTGATCTCACCTACAAAGACATGCTCAAAGGCAGAAGAGGAGCCAGAGGTACCTCCACGTCCATAAAGATCGAACCAGAGACTTGTAAGCATCCTCTTGAACTCTTGGTAGCTTCCAGGAGCGACGTCCTTCAGGACAAGGTACTTGTGAAGGTACTTAATAATAGCGGTTCTGCTAATCTCTTCGATGAAAGCAGCTTGCTCTTGCCTCTCTTCTTGAGTGACAACTTCTTTGTAACCTTCGTGTGGGTTGTAGTTGTCAAGCAAAGAGCAGAACCTAGCGAAAGTCGGTTTTCTGAAGACCTCGTCGCTCACCCAAGAGAAGAGTAGCCCTTCAGCCATGTCTGATCTCTCGTGGACTCTTTTCCCATCTCCACAGTCGATTTGGTAATCGTTTCCGGGGACGAGGCGGTTCGAGTCGAGCTCCCAGAGTTTGTTGCAAGCTTCTGAGAGGCCTGAGAGCTCTAGCTGTGAGGGCTCTAGGTCTCCTCCATGTGTTTCAACGTCGTCTGAGTATTGTTGTTCACTCGCTGGGCATTTGTAGCCTTGCCATTGCTCCTTCTTGACCTGGATAGAGGGAGATAACAGATCAGTGAAAGGATGGGTCAAAGAGTAAGTCTCAGGGCTTGATCTCGAACCTTATGAGATTGTCTTGCAGGTTTCTTTTTCCCCACGGTTTCCCAACCGTCGTTGTCTTCTTTCTGGTTCTCCTGTACATGGAATCAAATGCAAAACGTTAGATCATATAACATTACTAAAGTAATAGTAGCATTAGGCTACATTCTTCTTTTTAGTCTTTAAGTAAATGAAGTTAAATCTCACCGAGGAGTCTTGCTGCTCGGTTACTTGACCAGCATACTCATTCTCTTCCTGCATGGAAACATCAAAAATTAAAACTTATTTTCCAGTTCCAGGTAATCAAAACCTTGCTTCTCTTGTTGAAGTTGGAGAATGAAATTTCTGAGTGTAATCATTTATATATCATTCACAATACTATTATATATCTATCTAGAAAGCAGTGGTACATAAGAGTGTTTTGGTCAAGTAGGAGCAGCAGCAATGTGACTAAAAATTAAACTGAGTTAAATGTGTTTGATCACAAACCTTGTTTGAATGTCTTGTGGACATCCTTTCTCCTTTCTTCTCCCATTGATTCTCCTATGCACGAAAAAAACGACATTAGATGCTTTCTTTAGTGATATTGAAGCATAGTAACAGTAAAGAAATGCAAAGCAGAACATAAATATGATATATCTAACATTACAATATACAACTGACAGTGCAAAGCTAGCTTCTACCTATCGTGCGTGTGTCTCAGCTAATTCATATTGAGTCCCGGTTCAATAACAGTACTAGTGAAAAGCTTAAACCCCAAAAACTATCTGTGAATTACTGTGATTTCTTTTACCTCTGGATTTTGGCGTCGACCATGAGGCGATGGCACCGATCCTCCCGCGCGGTTCTGATC is a genomic window containing:
- the LOC106303683 gene encoding poly(U)-specific endoribonuclease-B; its protein translation is MEGLIKGLADVAFGGGDERRGGDDDRDERPRSTWANVVSGEDDDQNRAGGSVPSPHGRRQNPEENQWEKKGERMSTRHSNKEENEYAGQVTEQQDSSENQKEDNDGWETVGKKKPARQSHKVKKEQWQGYKCPASEQQYSDDVETHGGDLEPSQLELSGLSEACNKLWELDSNRLVPGNDYQIDCGDGKRVHERSDMAEGLLFSWVSDEVFRKPTFARFCSLLDNYNPHEGYKEVVTQEERQEQAAFIEEISRTAIIKYLHKYLVLKDVAPGSYQEFKRMLTSLWFDLYGRGGTSGSSSAFEHVFVGEIKQCGGVQVSGFHNWLQFYLEEAKGSVDYQGYIFPRRRGEIPDSETQLLTIQFEWNGVLKSVSSTLVGVSPEFELALYTMCFFMGREDNHIQLGPYSVNVKCYRLGNNRIGSAFPIAES
- the LOC106306419 gene encoding uncharacterized protein LOC106306419 — translated: MQTSFSLIQTVAISGVFSAVSCWYGFMFGRESARKELGGLIEELRRGDPESSSLRFGERIS
- the LOC106306418 gene encoding beta-amylase 3, chloroplastic gives rise to the protein MELTLNSSSSLIKRKDAKSSRIQENSSNMSFAKTKPPTYQFQAKSSVKEMKFTHEKTYKPESETTERWEKLHVLSYPHPKNDSSVPVFVMLPLDTVTMSGHLNKPRAMNASLMALKGAGVEGVMVDAWWGLVEKDGPMKYNWEGYAELIQMVQKHGLKLQVVMSFHQCGGNVGDSCSIPLPPWVLEEISKNPDLVYTDKSGRRNPEYISLGCDSVPVLRGRTPIQVYSDFMRSFRERFDNYIGGVIAEIQVGMGPCGELRYPSYPESNGTWRFPGIGEFQCYDKYMKSSLQAYAELIGKTNWGTSGPHDAGEYKNLPEDTEFFRRDGTWNSEYGKFFMEWYSGKLLEHGDKLLSSAKAIFQGSGAKLSGKVAGIHWHYNTRSHAAELTAGYYNTRNHDGYLPIAKMFNKHGVVLNFTCMEMKDGEQPEHANCSPEGLVKQVQNATRQAGTELAGENALERYDSSAFGQVVATNRSDSGNGLTAFTYLRMNKRLFEGQNWQQLVEFVKNMKEGGHGRRLSEEDTTGSDLYVGFVGSKISETVEEAALV